One segment of Coffea arabica cultivar ET-39 chromosome 7c, Coffea Arabica ET-39 HiFi, whole genome shotgun sequence DNA contains the following:
- the LOC113699604 gene encoding putative late blight resistance protein homolog R1A-3 gives MASSGSRTSVFESILEHLDWLIEMRLQFDDEVESKLNRLMLELKDDVRVLLPFDLYITNCWKNQEMCWEPDLEEKGNTKSDSSRLSIMLSKIQDLARTIVPGPESAVFTYMQSLGSNHSDIKTKLTTFKEKIRLFFETEIQSSCIISLLHHCSLGDPRLVTNLIDSVLESLEWVGCWIGELHKAPSIEMRTLEAKLSFLKSFICFATVQGIEGKQLMDLLFHAEVVAVKAARLISICWFDRESKQMCNEVEFQISQLIRKEIDPVDPQVRETYIRVLTASKLSRSSHTLVLEKNKHLLAKFIDCLLYNAMELLEHFPSFSVLMKDQMLILHEGVRFLRNLFGQQQEKFDGLHDQMKDLIGFVACDAGIVILSLSATEMNEGLAKETDLALFHLVKVLKFIMAEFAQIYPPPSFCFPWTNELGCFDFLLESLQDLSNSEADSIDFPKNHIDRVQEDLTFLRSLLKNIVGQRNQNVKLQALWNRGMEVAYKAKLLINSIVFGDKSECLDTLAGDIELMRTEALGICDSLGHGTDTQRVTTNSADTTSKLRTPALNEAPVGLDEAVKIIINRLTRSSKQLDIVSIVGMGGLGKTTLANTVYNRMQNSVCRHFHIHAWCTVSQAYSKHNLLAQILCSIHHGSPGEYLNKDEDDLAEELRRVLLRNRYLIVLDDLWDIEAWNLLERSFPNDLSGSRILLTSRIHSLPLQLKHDSEPYHLHQLTDKESWTLLQNKLFGKEGCCPPTLNEVGFQIAKNCKGLPLTIVLVAGILATTEHDCWKEVAETLSSSTIVETEQCKMTLELSYSNLPGHLKPCLLYFGAFPEDEDVPVRKLIWLWSSEGFLQKTEGKSLEDVVDEYLTDLLQRSLVMVTRQRSIGGAKACRIHDLIHEFCVEKAKEESFLQISRGKNDLLTLTGPHNLHRLCIYNTGLEKLKKSKVFFPDLRSLLFFDKWDGLRYLPIGVLPFRLLRVLDFGCFSFLYGFPMEVVLLVHLRCLVISSIGSVPSEIANLSRLETLLVMACRRNVGLPTTIWNIQTLRHLCIAHSCFGFSFPADSLDGCPDLKHLETLSLAIDSSSQSLQKILTKLPSIRRLKCVPCIEDSSSSRNWILVLDGLSRLESLKVDFRAPLEIKFPLYLKKLTLSCTRMPWTEISTIGKLPSLEALKLRHEAFVGEKWEMKAGEFLNLRFLELSSLDLRSWTATSDNFSRLEKLVVERCWKLEEVPSSCLGECLTLEMIELKWCCKSAATSVKQIQEEQVDMGNVDLRVILEDLVDSSEAESCDYADLSDSSEAELN, from the coding sequence ATGGCCTCCAGTGGTAGCCGCACTAGTGTCTTTGAATCTATTTTAGAGCATCTGGACTGGCTTATAGAGATGCGGCTCCAGTTCGATGATGAAGTGGAGTCGAAGTTGAATCGTCTAATGTTGGAGCTGAAGGACGACGTACGCGTATTGCTACCCTTTGATCTGTATAtcacaaattgctggaagaaccAGGAAATGTGTTGGGAACCCGATCTGGAGGAGAAGGGTAATACTAAGTCCGACAGTTCGAGACTTAGTATTATGTTGTCGAAGATTCAAGATCTGGCTAGGACGATAGTGCCTGGTCCTGAGTCTGCTGTTTTTACATATATGCAGTCTCTTGGATCAAATCACAGTGACATCAAAACTAAGCTCACCACATTTAAGGAAAAGATCAGGTTATTTTTTGAGACAGAAATCCAATCATCGTGCATCATCAGTTTGTTGCACCACTGCTCACTGGGAGATCCACGACTAGTTACAAATTTGATTGACTCTGTTTTAGAGAGTCTGGAGTGGGTTGGCTGCTGGATTGGCGAACTTCACAAAGCTCCGTCTATTGAAATGAGAACCCTTGAAGCGAAGCTATCGTTCTTGAAGAGTTTCATTTGCTTTGCCACAGTGCAAGGCATCGAGGGTAAGCAATTGATGGATCTGTTGTTCCACGCTGAAGTTGTGGCTGTCAAAGCTGCACGCCTGATTTCTATATGTTGGTTTGATAGAGAAAGTAAACAAATGTGCAATGAAGTggaatttcaaatttctcaattgATACGCAAGGAGATTGATCCCGTTGATCCCCAAGTCCGAGAAACTTATATCCGTGTTCTGACAGCTTCAAAGTTATCCAGATCGTCACACACTTTAGTGCTGGAGAAGAATAAGCATCTATTGGCCAAATTTATTGATTGTCTCCTGTATAATGCTATGGAGCTACTAGAACATTTTCCTAGTTTCTCGGTTCTCATGAAGGATCAAATGCTAATACTCCACGAGGGAGTAAGGTTCCTGAGAAACCTCTTCGGGCAGCAGCAAGAGAAATTCGACGGGCTACATGATCAAATGAAGGATCTAATTGGATTTGTGGCCTGTGATGCAGGAATTGTGATTTTATCCCTTTCAGCAACTGAAATGAACGAAGGTTTGGCCAAGGAAACAGATCTCGCGCTTTTTCATCTGGTCAAAGTGCTCAAGTTTATTATGGCAGAATTTGCACAAATTTATCCACCACCGTCATTCTGCTTTCCTTGGACCAATGAGTTGGGCTGCTTTGATTTCCTCCTAGAAAGTCTCCAAGATTTATCGAATTCTGAAGCTGATTCAATTGATTTCCCAAAGAATCATATCGACAGAGTGCAAGAGGATCTTACGTTCTTAAGATCTTTGCTCAAGAATATTGTCGGGCAGCGCAACCAGAACGTAAAACTCCAAGCTCTTTGGAATCGTGGTATGGAGGTGGCCTATAAGGCAAAGTTACTCATCAACTCTATTGTATTTGGGGATAAATCTGAATGTTTGGATACCCTTGCTGGAGATATTGAACTGATGAGGACTGAGGCCCTTGGAATCTGTGACAGCCTCGGCCATGGCACTGATACTCAAAGAGTTACCACCAATTCAGCTGATACAACATCAAAACTCAGAACCCCAGCACTGAATGAAGCTCCAGTGGGTCTTGATGAAGCAGTAAAGATAATCATCAATAGACTTACCAGGAGTTCAAAGCAGCTGGATATTGTTTCAATTGTTGGTATGGGGGGACTCGGTAAGACAACATTAGCAAACACAGTTTACAACCGTATGCAAAATTCAGTTTGTCGCCACTTTCATATTCACGCTTGGTGTACTGTTTCTCAAGCATATAGCAAGCACAATTTGTTAGCGCAGATTTTGTGCAGTATTCATCATGGTAGTCCTGGGGAATATCTTAacaaagatgaagatgatttggcTGAAGAGCTAAGGAGGGTTTTGTTGAGAAATAGGTATCTCATAGTTTTGGATGACTTGTGGGACATTGAGGCATGGAATTTGTTGGAAAGATCATTTCCAAATGATTTAAGCGGAAGTAGGATTCTCTTAACCAGCAGAATTCACAGTTTGCCATTACAATTAAAACATGATAGCGAACCTTACCATCTTCACCAACTTACTGACAAAGAGAGCTGGACATTGCTGCAAAATAAGTTATTTGGCAAGGAAGGTTGCTGTCCTCCAACACTAAATGAAGTTGGATTCCAAATTGCAAAAAACTGTAAGGGACTACCTCTCACAATTGTCCTTGTTGCTGGAATTCTTGCAACTACTGAGCATGATTGCTGGAAAGAAGTTGCAGAAACTCTAAGTTCTAGCACAATTGTTGAGACTGAACAATGCAAGATGACACTGGAGTTGAGTTACAGCAATTTGCCTGGTCATCTGAAGCCATGCCTTCTTTATTTCGGTGCATTCCCGGAAGATGAAGACGTTCCTGTTCGAAAATTGATCTGGCTTTGGAGCTCTGAAGGATTTCTGCAAAAGACTGAAGGAAAGAGCTTAGAGGATGTGGTAGATGAGTACTTGACGGATCTGCTCCAAAGAAGTTTAGTTATGGTCACTCGACAAAGATCTATAGGTGGTGCCAAAGCTTGCCGAATTCATGATTTGATACACGAGTTTTGTGTGGAAAAAGCCAAAGAAGAAAGTTTCCTACAGATTTCTCGTGGGAAAAATGATCTTTTGACTCTGACTGGACCGCACAACCTTCATCGACTATGTATTTACAATACCGGGCTGGAGAAGCTTAAAAAGTCTAAGGTATTTTTTCCCGATTTACGTTCTTTGCTCTTCTTTGATAAGTGGGATGGGCTGCGTTATCTTCCAATTGGGGTTTTGCCATTCAGACTTCTTAGAGTGTTGGATTTTGGATGTTTTAGTTTTCTCTATGGATTTCCGATGGAAGTAGTATTGCTTGTTCACTTGAGATGCTTGGTGATTTCAAGCATTGGGTCCGTGCCATCTGAAATAGCTAACCTCTCAAGATTAGAAACTCTTTTGGTGATGGCATGCCGTCGTAATGTTGGGCTGCCGACCACTATCTGGAACATTCAGACGTTGAGGCATCTATGCATTGCACATTCCTGTTTTGGTTTTAGTTTTCCTGCTGACAGTCTTGACGGCTGCCCGGATTTAAAACATTTAGAGACTTTAAGCCTTGCAATTGATTCCTCTTCTCAAAGCTTGCAGAAGATATTGACAAAGTTACCAAGCATCCGCAGGCTAAAATGCGTGCCTTGCATTGAGGATTCTAGTTCTTCCAGAAACTGGATTCTCGTGCTGGATGGTCTGAGTCGACTAGAGTCACTTAAAGTGGATTTTCGTGCTCCGTTGGAAATTAAATTCCCACTTTATTTGAAAAAGTTGACTCTCTCATGTACTCGTATGCCATGGACTGAAATTTCAACAATCGGAAAGCTGCCGAGTCTTGAAGCGCTTAAATTACGGCATGAAGCCTTTGTAGGGGAAAAATGGGAAATGAAAGCAGGGGAGTTCCTTAACCTCCGATTCTTGGAATTGTCAAGTTTGGACCTCCGAAGTTGGACTGCCACTTCTGACAATTTTTCCCGTCTTGAGAAGTTAGTTGTGGAAAGATGTTGGAAGCTGGAAGAGGTCCCTTCTTCTTGTTTAGGGGAATGTTTGACTCTTGAAATGATTGAGCTCAAGTGGTGCTGCAAGTCTGCTGCGACTTCTGTAAAGCAAATTCAAGAAGAACAGGTGGATATGGGAAATGTGGATCTAAGGGTCATTCTTGAGGATCTAGTCGATTCTTCAGAAGCAGAGTCGTGTGATTATGCTGATCTATCCGATTCTTCAGAAGCAGAGTTAAATTAA
- the LOC113699286 gene encoding uncharacterized protein isoform X1, with protein MAYPAPLIHHSPRILSLPSSNSSFINTNYTGKNSSNNSNNNNNHNQNNISNSCSSSPYCSCSSSSSSSADNRQRSNSDFIAFSGIKKIWEHQGFRAHAMSSTQSNVASPKGIYNLKDEPDHLLVLVHGILASPSDWTYVEAELKKRLGRNFLIYASSCNSYTKTFTGIDGAGKRLADEVMQVVRKQETLKKISFLAHSLGGLFARYAISVLYTPNNSGHPYDLSASTKGLIAGLEPINFITLATPHLGVRGNKQLPFLLGVPFLEKIAAPLAPIFIGRTGSQLFLTDGKPNKPPLLLRMASDCEDGKFISALGAFRYRVLYANVSYDHMVGWRTSSIRRETELVKPPQRSLDGYQHVVDVEYCPPVPSSSPHFPPEAAKAKEAAQNAPTMQNTLEYHEIVEEEMIRGLQQLGWKKVDVSFHSAFWPFFAHNNIHVKNEWFHNAGAGVIAHVADGINQQEKQQESSAYITASL; from the exons ATGGCTTATCCGGCGCCTTTGATTCACCATTCCCCCCGGATTCTTAGCCTCCCAAGCTCCAATTCCAGTTTTATCAATACTAATTATACTGGTAAAAATAGTAgcaataatagtaataataataataatcataatcaGAATAATATTAGTAATTCCTGTTCTTCTTCGCCGTATTGTTCCTGCTCTTCTTCTTCGTCGTCGTCGGCGGATAATCGGCAACGGAGTAATTCGGATTTCATCGCTTTTTCCG GCATAAAGAAGATCTGGGAACATCAAGGCTTTAGAGCTCACGCTATGAGTTCAACCCAGAGTAATGTTGCATCACCAAAGGGCATTTATAATTTGAAAGATGAGCCAGATCATCTGCTTGTCCTTGTTCATGGGATCTTGGCAAG CCCTAGTGACTGGACATATGTAGAAGCAGAGTTGAAGAAGCGGTTGGGAAGAAACTTTTTGATATACG CAAGTTCTTGTAACAGTTATACCAAAACATTCACTGGGATTGATGGAGCTGGCAAGAGATTAGCAGATGAG GTAATGCAGGTTGTTAGAAAACAAGAAACCCTGAAAAAGATATCATTCTTAGCCCATTCGCTTGGTGGATTGTTTGCAAGATATGCAATTTCTGTGCTTTATACGCCAAATAACTCAGGTCATCCCTATGATCTTTCTGCTTCTACAAAAGGATTAATTGCTGGGCTTGAACCTATCAATTTTATTACCTTGGCTACACCGCATCTCGGAGTGAGAGGGAATAAACAG cttccatttcttcttggaGTCCCCTTCTTGGAGAAGATTGCTGCACCACTTGCCCCCATTTTCATTGGCCGAACTGGTAGTCAGCTCTTCCTTACTGATGGCAAGCCTAACAAACCTCCTCTGCTGTTGCGAATGGCATCTGATTGTGAGGATGGGAAATTTAT ATCTGCCCTTGGTGCTTTCAGATACCGTGTCCTCTATGCTAATGTCTCTTATGACC ATATGGTTGGCTGGCGTACATCTTCAATAAGAAGGGAGACAGAACTTGTGAAG CCCCCTCAGCGTTCGCTGGATGGTTACCAACATGTAGTAGATGTTGAATATTGTCCACCTGTTCCGTCCAGCAGTCCCCATTTTCCTCCAGAAGCTGCTAAAGCAAAAGAGGCAGCTCAAAATGCACCAACCATGCAGAATACATTGGAATATCATGAAATTGTGGAAG AGGAAATGATACGTGGACTGCAACAATTGGGGTGGAAGAAAGTTGATGTCAGCTTTCACTCGGCATTCTGGCCCTTTTTCGCTCATAACAACATTCAT GTGAAAAATGAATGGTTTCATAATGCTGGGGCTGGAGTCATTGCTCATGTTGCAGATGGCATAAATCAACAAGAGAAGCAGCAAGAGTCTTCCGCCTATATTACTGCTAGCTTGTAG
- the LOC113699286 gene encoding lipid droplet phospholipase 1 isoform X2: protein MSSTQSNVASPKGIYNLKDEPDHLLVLVHGILASPSDWTYVEAELKKRLGRNFLIYASSCNSYTKTFTGIDGAGKRLADEVMQVVRKQETLKKISFLAHSLGGLFARYAISVLYTPNNSGHPYDLSASTKGLIAGLEPINFITLATPHLGVRGNKQLPFLLGVPFLEKIAAPLAPIFIGRTGSQLFLTDGKPNKPPLLLRMASDCEDGKFISALGAFRYRVLYANVSYDHMVGWRTSSIRRETELVKPPQRSLDGYQHVVDVEYCPPVPSSSPHFPPEAAKAKEAAQNAPTMQNTLEYHEIVEEEMIRGLQQLGWKKVDVSFHSAFWPFFAHNNIHVKNEWFHNAGAGVIAHVADGINQQEKQQESSAYITASL, encoded by the exons ATGAGTTCAACCCAGAGTAATGTTGCATCACCAAAGGGCATTTATAATTTGAAAGATGAGCCAGATCATCTGCTTGTCCTTGTTCATGGGATCTTGGCAAG CCCTAGTGACTGGACATATGTAGAAGCAGAGTTGAAGAAGCGGTTGGGAAGAAACTTTTTGATATACG CAAGTTCTTGTAACAGTTATACCAAAACATTCACTGGGATTGATGGAGCTGGCAAGAGATTAGCAGATGAG GTAATGCAGGTTGTTAGAAAACAAGAAACCCTGAAAAAGATATCATTCTTAGCCCATTCGCTTGGTGGATTGTTTGCAAGATATGCAATTTCTGTGCTTTATACGCCAAATAACTCAGGTCATCCCTATGATCTTTCTGCTTCTACAAAAGGATTAATTGCTGGGCTTGAACCTATCAATTTTATTACCTTGGCTACACCGCATCTCGGAGTGAGAGGGAATAAACAG cttccatttcttcttggaGTCCCCTTCTTGGAGAAGATTGCTGCACCACTTGCCCCCATTTTCATTGGCCGAACTGGTAGTCAGCTCTTCCTTACTGATGGCAAGCCTAACAAACCTCCTCTGCTGTTGCGAATGGCATCTGATTGTGAGGATGGGAAATTTAT ATCTGCCCTTGGTGCTTTCAGATACCGTGTCCTCTATGCTAATGTCTCTTATGACC ATATGGTTGGCTGGCGTACATCTTCAATAAGAAGGGAGACAGAACTTGTGAAG CCCCCTCAGCGTTCGCTGGATGGTTACCAACATGTAGTAGATGTTGAATATTGTCCACCTGTTCCGTCCAGCAGTCCCCATTTTCCTCCAGAAGCTGCTAAAGCAAAAGAGGCAGCTCAAAATGCACCAACCATGCAGAATACATTGGAATATCATGAAATTGTGGAAG AGGAAATGATACGTGGACTGCAACAATTGGGGTGGAAGAAAGTTGATGTCAGCTTTCACTCGGCATTCTGGCCCTTTTTCGCTCATAACAACATTCAT GTGAAAAATGAATGGTTTCATAATGCTGGGGCTGGAGTCATTGCTCATGTTGCAGATGGCATAAATCAACAAGAGAAGCAGCAAGAGTCTTCCGCCTATATTACTGCTAGCTTGTAG